In one Eulemur rufifrons isolate Redbay chromosome 14, OSU_ERuf_1, whole genome shotgun sequence genomic region, the following are encoded:
- the KCTD7 gene encoding BTB/POZ domain-containing protein KCTD7 produces the protein MVVVTGREPDSRRPDGAMSSSDAEDDFLEPATPTATQAGHALPLLPQEFPEVVPLNIGGAHFTTRLSTLRRYEDTMLAAMFSGRHYIPTDSEGRYFIDRDGTHFGDVLNFLRSGDLPPWERVRAVYKEAQYYAIGPLLEQLENMQPLKGEKVRQAFLGLMPYYKDHLERIVEIARLRAVQRKARFAKLKVCVFKEEMPITPYECPLLNSLRFERSESDGQLFEHHCEVDVSFGPWEAVADVYDLLHCLVTDLSAQGLTVDHQCIGVCDKHLVNHYYCKRPIYEFKITWW, from the exons ATGGTGGTAGTCACGGGGCGGGAGCCAGACAGCCGTCGCCCGGACGGTGCCATGTCCAGCTCCGACGCCGAAGACGACTTTCTGGAGCCGGCCACCCCGACGGCCACGCAGGCGGGGCACGcgctgcccctgctgccccaggAG TTTCCTGAGGTTGTCCCCCTTAACATTGGAGGGGCTCACTTCACTACACGCCTGTCTACCTTGCGGCGCTACGAAGATACCATGTTGGCGGCCATGTTCAGTGGGCGCCATTACATCCCCACGGACTCTGAGGGCCGGTACTTCATTGACCGAGATGGTACACACTTTGG AGACGTGCTGAATTTCCTACGCTCGGGGGACCTGCCTCCCTGGGAGCGTGTACGGGCTGTATACAAGGAGGCCCAGTACTACGCCATCGGGCCCCTCCTGGAGCAGCTGGAGAACATGCAGCCACTGAAGGGTGAGAAGGTGCGCCAGGCATTTCTGGGACTCATGCCCTATTACAAAG ACCATTTGGAGCGGATTGTGGAGATCGCCCGGCTGCGTGCAGTACAGCGGAAGGCCCGCTTTGCCAAGCTCAAGGTCTGTGTCTTCAAGGAGGAGATGCCCATCACCCCCTACGAGTGTCCACTCCTCAACTCCCTGCGCTTCGAGCGGAGCGAGAGTGACGGGCAGCTCTTTGAGCACCACTGTGAGGTGGATGTGTCTTTCGGGCCCTGGGAGGCCGTGGCTGATGTTTATGACCTGCTGCACTGCCTGGTCACGGACCTCTCAGCCCAGGGCCTCACCGTGGACCACCAGTGCATCGGGGTGTGTGACAAGCACCTCGTCAACCACTACTACTGCAAGCGCCCCATCTATGAGTTCAAGATCACATGGTGGTGA